ATAgtgaatgaaatatttaatttgtttttcctTAGTAATAGAGGACTTTAAACACTTGGCTTCATAAATGAGAGGTCCATGAAAGCACAGAACCTTCTCccctaaaatatataagctataattaatttatgcgcgtataatcaaagaaaagacaaaatttaataattaatctttgttataaagaaaaaatctaaagATTGTACCTTCTTGAAATTTACATTTCGGTGGCATTTTTGTATCTTGTGTGACACTTActggaattattttattttgtcaattgCATAATAAATTGGATGATGAGCAACGacggaaaatttatttttatgcaacactaaaataatattcacttTTCGATCGTCGGACGCCACGATGGTCATGTCAATTCTATTACCGTGAATTAAGGTTAATCATTTCTTTGGGTACCATTTATATTTGTCCGATTTTATCGTACGATGAGTTTGTTGGACGATAGCGATTGGCTGCCGATAAAGTCTCCCCACTTGGCTACTTATTGGCAACCAATCGCTACGTCCGACACTCGTCGTATGACAAAATCGGACAAATGTATGGTACCCTTTGTGGACAATAGCCAAGCGGAAGGAGCAATAGAGACTAGGGAGGCCATGAATCTCTTTCGATGAGTTTCAGAACTTCCGTGGTCGTGGGATCGTCTAATAGAGAATTTTGCTTTTGCACACGTGGTGGCACGGACACCGTGGTACTCCCGAGATAACCCTGTAAACCCTGGACTTGGTGGACTTGGACTTTTCTGCTCCGGACCACTCCGGTACGGTTGTACATTGTACGTGTTTCTTCCAAGTCGTGTTACGGATTTTGGCTATCGAACCATTATTGAATTCAACACTTGGCCCAAGgtatatttttaacagaatATTTGACACAAAACCGATTCTTCCTTGATTCCTGCTTATCAACGTACTATTCGGTTAGTATCGTGAAAATTACGGGTTTACAGATGCGTGCGAATTCGTCGATCGATACTCCACATGGAGTAGATCGAGGTGAGGTATAGCGTGCGAATATACCTTACTGaaatttcgagaaaaaaaatttgtcgagTTCAACAATAtcgtcaattttatatttttttcaattaaaagtgaatgaatacatgtatacggcgaaaatatcttgtttttttcttttgaaaacGTCTTGATGATTTTCGAAAATCTTTGACAATTCTGAAGTCTAGTTATTTtggtaaatacaaaatttaaatattttttatgtatgtattagaattgtaattataatatttatttattgacatTTATGCTCGCCTTGGGTTGGTTGATATATGGATTACATTATTCTTCGTTACAGGGACATTTTATACCTCAGAATGTCCACGTTCCTTGGGCTTATCGAGGAGATACCTGGCATCTCAGTGGATCGTTTTGatggaaaaaatttgtacTCCTCTGCGTATTTTCTTAGTCATTGTCATACCGATCACATGCGTGGTTTGAACCaacaattttttgaacatttaaagcagtacaaaaaatatctttattgcaGTCGAATTAGTAAAGTTTTCTTAGAAACTAAGTATAATATAGAGACCTGTGTAAAggatattgatattgataacaAAATTTCTATTGAATATAAAAGCCAAGGTTCCAAAACAAATCTCTTTGTAACGTGTATTTCTGCTGGACATTGTCCTGGCTCTGTGatgtttctttttgaaaaaatggataagttaatattatatactggAGATTTTAGAATCAATCCAAGagattataagaaaattgtatcATTGCATTACTGTAGGGATTTTAATGTACTTCCAAAAAAATTTGCCAAGATGTACTTAGATACAACATTTTTAGATCCTAATTTCACCTTTCTCCCAACAAGAAAAGAAAGTATAAATGAGATGTGTAAAGTTGTGAGAAAGTGGCTAGAGGAAAGCCCAAGGAATGTCGTTGTTCTGGAATGTTCCGCTTTGTATGGGTCTGAGTTTCTTTATATGGAGTTGTCAAAATCTTTACATATTCCTATTCATATTAAGAATCACGTGTATGAAAGCTATTGTCGTATCCCAGACTTGGCGCGTCacattacaaataattcaCTAACTACACGTATACATGCGTGTATGGAGAAAATGGATCGCTCAGGTCTGGAATGCCGTTCCGATAtcgataataaaaacatattaactATTGTACCGTCAGTACAAAAATGGAAGGGAAGTGATACGAGTGTAGTTGGAGAGTGGGATCGTGATAGAGAAAGGACGTTTAATGTATGCTACTCCACGCATGCCTCTTTTGacgaacttaaaaaatttatacaatatttcaagCCACAGGAGATACATCCTTGTGTATGTCCAGAAAgcttaaaatatacaatatttcgtttattaaatgaaattaaaagtactttttagtaaagctaaaaaaaaaggaataatacaattaaaatttgtgaaaaatttatgtcGAGTTCTTAAATGCGAAGTTATGAATAAACCGCCGAATACTTCACAAGTATTCCAACATAAATAATGAcgatttttaaagttaatagatagttttatacttttatacttaatttttgagtttagttttaattctttaacgattatattaatattataattatgtattactGATAGATACGTTCCTGTTATATTATGCTTCAGATATAAGAATTtgtattttcatataataaaaaataatgaaatgtttcactaattaataatatcctTATTCTTAAATTGATTCTTGAATGTGAGGAGAATGTAATTTAGAGAATCATGCTTATGCAATTGGACCCTTTTTTTATCTTGcttcttttatcttatttgcAGAAATTCATAACATTTTTGCttcataaacataaaataccAGAAAGATGTCAACTAGTACAGTGCCATGCGGTGTACTGAATAGAGAAAAGATATGGCTTGATAAGCCATTCTACGACAGAGCAGAGCGAAATTATTATGAGAAAAGAGCCAAGGTAAGGAATTGTTATTACTGTCGCATTCATctacttaataaataaaaagagttGTCGGCAGGGAAtgggataaaataaaaatgtttaatcatATAGATTATTGGGTAAATCATTTGTCTTCAATAATCATGAATTTTAAGCAATAACATCAAatcgttctttttttaattcatatcctttaagaaaatacatttataattcacCAAGTGGATTTACTAATCATAGCATCCATAGCTAGTGCGCATTTGTCATTCTCTTATGTTTGTATATGCATCATTTGGGTTACTGTACTTACTAACTTACTAACATTTCTAATACATTGCACATATGCGGGAATATCTGGTGATAACAAAATTGTGTGTTCCCtttgctctctttctctttttatactTCACGAGATGCCGGTACAAATTTTATGCATTGAGAagtgtaataaaattctttctcaGTGTGATATGTCAAATTTATTTCCACATTAAGGTAAactgataaaatattgttttgtaattCTTTGATATCGTAAGTCATGCTCTTTTTTCATATATctcgattaataataattccagcattacatatatatgatatttagTGCTCGTTAACATATTTGAACACTGTATGATTATATAaacgtatttaattaaaatacgtgtcgagtaataattatatgtatcgGTTGCACAACGATTTTGTTTTTGCTTCTTGCGTTATTCGAAAGACGTTTTGATCTATACTTGCATAGCTTGGAACATGTTTCAAGGTGGTGTCTCGTAAAATTGCGGGAGGCTGTACGCTTAA
This DNA window, taken from Monomorium pharaonis isolate MP-MQ-018 chromosome 6, ASM1337386v2, whole genome shotgun sequence, encodes the following:
- the LOC105833870 gene encoding protein artemis, which encodes MSTFLGLIEEIPGISVDRFDGKNLYSSAYFLSHCHTDHMRGLNQQFFEHLKQYKKYLYCSRISKVFLETKYNIETCVKDIDIDNKISIEYKSQGSKTNLFVTCISAGHCPGSVMFLFEKMDKLILYTGDFRINPRDYKKIVSLHYCRDFNVLPKKFAKMYLDTTFLDPNFTFLPTRKESINEMCKVVRKWLEESPRNVVVLECSALYGSEFLYMELSKSLHIPIHIKNHVYESYCRIPDLARHITNNSLTTRIHACMEKMDRSGLECRSDIDNKNILTIVPSVQKWKGSDTSVVGEWDRDRERTFNVCYSTHASFDELKKFIQYFKPQEIHPCVCPESLKYTIFRLLNEIKSTF